The following proteins are encoded in a genomic region of Balaenoptera ricei isolate mBalRic1 chromosome 14, mBalRic1.hap2, whole genome shotgun sequence:
- the CRYBA4 gene encoding beta-crystallin A4 isoform X2, whose translation MRQTIVVWDEEGFQGRRHEFTAECPSVLELGFETVRSLKVLSGAWVGFEHAGFQGQQYVLERGEYPSWDAWSGNTSYPAERLTSFRPVACANHRDSRLTIFEQENFLGKKGELSDDYPSLQAMGWDGNEVGSFHVHSGAWVGSQFPGYRGFQYVLECDHHSGDYKHFREWGSHAQTFQVQSIRRIQQ comes from the exons ATGCGACAAACT ATCGTGGTGTGGGATGAGGAGGGCTTCCAAGGCCGGCGGCATGAGTTCACAGCTGAGTGCCCCAGTGTGCTGGAGCTTGGTTTTGAGACTGTGCGATCTTTGAAAGTGCTGAGTGGAGC GTGGGTGGGTTTTGAGCACGCCGGTTTCCAAGGGCAGCAGTATGTGCTGGAGCGGGGTGAGTACCCGTCCTGGGATGCCTGGAGTGGCAACACGTCCTACCCCGCCGAGAGGCTCACCTCCTTCCGGCCCGTGGCCTGCGCT AACCACCGCGACTCGAGGCTGACCATCTTTGAGCAAGAGAACTTCCTGGGCAAGAAAGGAGAGCTGAGCGACGACTATCCCTCCCTCCAGGCCATGGGCTGGGATGGCAATGAAGTGGGCTCCTTCCACGTCCACTCGGGGGC CTGGGTTGGCTCCCAGTTTCCTGGCTACCGAGGTTTTCAGTATGTGCTGGAGTGTGATCACCACTCAGGCGACTACAAGCATTTCCGGGAGTGGGGCTCTCACGCCCAGACCTTCCAGGTGCAGAGCATCAGGAGGATCCAGCAGTGA
- the CRYBA4 gene encoding beta-crystallin A4 isoform X1: MRQTETSNMSLQCTKSAGHWKIVVWDEEGFQGRRHEFTAECPSVLELGFETVRSLKVLSGAWVGFEHAGFQGQQYVLERGEYPSWDAWSGNTSYPAERLTSFRPVACANHRDSRLTIFEQENFLGKKGELSDDYPSLQAMGWDGNEVGSFHVHSGAWVGSQFPGYRGFQYVLECDHHSGDYKHFREWGSHAQTFQVQSIRRIQQ, encoded by the exons ATGCGACAAACT GAAACAAGCAACATGTCTCTGCAGTGCACCAAGTCAGCGGGACACTGGAAG ATCGTGGTGTGGGATGAGGAGGGCTTCCAAGGCCGGCGGCATGAGTTCACAGCTGAGTGCCCCAGTGTGCTGGAGCTTGGTTTTGAGACTGTGCGATCTTTGAAAGTGCTGAGTGGAGC GTGGGTGGGTTTTGAGCACGCCGGTTTCCAAGGGCAGCAGTATGTGCTGGAGCGGGGTGAGTACCCGTCCTGGGATGCCTGGAGTGGCAACACGTCCTACCCCGCCGAGAGGCTCACCTCCTTCCGGCCCGTGGCCTGCGCT AACCACCGCGACTCGAGGCTGACCATCTTTGAGCAAGAGAACTTCCTGGGCAAGAAAGGAGAGCTGAGCGACGACTATCCCTCCCTCCAGGCCATGGGCTGGGATGGCAATGAAGTGGGCTCCTTCCACGTCCACTCGGGGGC CTGGGTTGGCTCCCAGTTTCCTGGCTACCGAGGTTTTCAGTATGTGCTGGAGTGTGATCACCACTCAGGCGACTACAAGCATTTCCGGGAGTGGGGCTCTCACGCCCAGACCTTCCAGGTGCAGAGCATCAGGAGGATCCAGCAGTGA
- the CRYBB1 gene encoding beta-crystallin B1 isoform X1, whose translation MGGRPLSPTAPACPPACPPAGSSRAPGRRVLYRFLQLGTMSQPAAKASATAAVNPGPDGKEKGAPPPGSAPGSGPAQAPAQRVPAAKGDLPPGNYKLVVFEQENFQGRRVEFSGECLNLGDRGFDRVRSLIVTSGPWVAFEQSNFRGEMFILEKGEYPRWDTWSSSYRSDRLMSFRPIRMDAQEHKLCLYEGANFKGNTMEIQEDDVPSLWVYGFCDRVGSVKVASGTWVGYQYPGYRGYQYLLEPGDFRHWNEWGAFQPQMQAVRRLRDRQWHREGCFPALAAEPPK comes from the exons ATGGGGGGTCGGCCCCTGTCACCCACTGCACCAGcctgccctcctgcctgccctccagCAGGAAGTAGCAGGGCCCCAG GCCGAAGGGTTCTTTACAGATTTTTGCAGCTGGGAACCATGTCTCAGCCAGCGGCCAAGGCCTCGGCCACAGCTGCGGTGAACCCAGGGCCTGATGGGAAGGAGAAGGGGGCCCCGCCCCCAGGATCAGCCCCAGGCTCCGGCCccgcccaggccccagcccagcgGGTGCCCGCTGCCAAAGGGGACCTGCCTCCCGGGAACTACAAG CTGGTGGTCTTTGAGCAGGAGAACTTCCAGGGCCGGCGGGTGGAATTCTCCGGGGAGTGCTTGAACCTGGGAGACCGCGGCTTCGACCGAGTGCGCAGCCTCATTGTCACCTCAGGACC CTGGGTTGCCTTTGAGCAGTCCAACTTCCGGGGGGAGATGTTCATCCTGGAGAAGGGCGAGTACCCGCGATGGGACACATGGTCCAGCAGCTACCGCAGCGACCGGCTCATGTCCTTCCGGCCCATCAGGATG GACGCCCAGGAGCACAAGCTCTGCCTGTATGAAGGTGCCAACTTCAAAGGCAACACCATGGAGATCCAGGAGGACGATGTGCCCAGTCTCTGGGTCTACGGCTTCTGTGACCGCGTGGGCAGTGTGAAGGTCGCCAGCGGAAC CTGGGTCGGCTATCAGTATCCTGGCTACCGCGGGTACCAGTATCTCCTGGAGCCTGGTGACTTCCGGCACTGGAATGAGTGGGGAGCCTTCCAGCCACAGATGCAGGCTGTGCGCCGCCTGCGTGACAGACAGTGGCACCGTGAAGGCTGCTTCCCCGCGCTGGCTGCTGAGCCCCCCAAGTGA
- the CRYBB1 gene encoding beta-crystallin B1 isoform X2: MSQPAAKASATAAVNPGPDGKEKGAPPPGSAPGSGPAQAPAQRVPAAKGDLPPGNYKLVVFEQENFQGRRVEFSGECLNLGDRGFDRVRSLIVTSGPWVAFEQSNFRGEMFILEKGEYPRWDTWSSSYRSDRLMSFRPIRMDAQEHKLCLYEGANFKGNTMEIQEDDVPSLWVYGFCDRVGSVKVASGTWVGYQYPGYRGYQYLLEPGDFRHWNEWGAFQPQMQAVRRLRDRQWHREGCFPALAAEPPK; this comes from the exons ATGTCTCAGCCAGCGGCCAAGGCCTCGGCCACAGCTGCGGTGAACCCAGGGCCTGATGGGAAGGAGAAGGGGGCCCCGCCCCCAGGATCAGCCCCAGGCTCCGGCCccgcccaggccccagcccagcgGGTGCCCGCTGCCAAAGGGGACCTGCCTCCCGGGAACTACAAG CTGGTGGTCTTTGAGCAGGAGAACTTCCAGGGCCGGCGGGTGGAATTCTCCGGGGAGTGCTTGAACCTGGGAGACCGCGGCTTCGACCGAGTGCGCAGCCTCATTGTCACCTCAGGACC CTGGGTTGCCTTTGAGCAGTCCAACTTCCGGGGGGAGATGTTCATCCTGGAGAAGGGCGAGTACCCGCGATGGGACACATGGTCCAGCAGCTACCGCAGCGACCGGCTCATGTCCTTCCGGCCCATCAGGATG GACGCCCAGGAGCACAAGCTCTGCCTGTATGAAGGTGCCAACTTCAAAGGCAACACCATGGAGATCCAGGAGGACGATGTGCCCAGTCTCTGGGTCTACGGCTTCTGTGACCGCGTGGGCAGTGTGAAGGTCGCCAGCGGAAC CTGGGTCGGCTATCAGTATCCTGGCTACCGCGGGTACCAGTATCTCCTGGAGCCTGGTGACTTCCGGCACTGGAATGAGTGGGGAGCCTTCCAGCCACAGATGCAGGCTGTGCGCCGCCTGCGTGACAGACAGTGGCACCGTGAAGGCTGCTTCCCCGCGCTGGCTGCTGAGCCCCCCAAGTGA